CCTTGCAACGTTCTCCTTGGTGTCGCGTCCCTTCTGATGCCCGATCAGCAGAACCGATCGTTCCCCCAGCCGTCCGATCCCACCAATCAGTGCCTGGTCATCACTGCCACGGCGATCCCCATGCAACTCAACCCAGTCATCACAGAACATCTGGATGAAATCGAGGGTGCTAGGCCGATGGGGATGACGAGCGACCTGAATTTTCTGAGCCGGGCTCAGGGAACGAAAAATCTCATCGCGACGTCGTGCTGCGAGCGTTTCCAACTGCAGCAGTTGCTGGCTGACGTCCACTTCCGAATCTCTTGCCAGCTGACGGATCTGCTCGATCTGCTGTTCGAGCTCCACCAGAGGTTTCTCGAAATCAAGCAGCGGGCGGCGGGCCATAAAGGGAGGTGGAAACGACTTCAGACAACGACAGCCTGAGGCTGTCCTTGAAGGTTGAGAGTGGAAAAACCGTGGCGGACCGATGCGGCGCCGATGAAATCCATCTTCTCCAGCGTGATGTTGTTACGCCCCCAGCTGAAATTGGTGTGACACTCCTCGAATTCAAGCAGCATCGCTTCAGCGAAGCAGGCAAACATCTGGCGCTGAGGTTTGTCCATCTCAGCTATTTCCATCATCGTCCAGCCGATGTCACTGCCGAATTCAACGATGCCTCCCTTCAGCACATGAACACCCTCACAGGCGACCTTGGCATCGAGATTCTTCGGGTATCCCCCATCAATCATCAGACAGGGTTTCCGCAGCGAGGCCGAATCAATCTCAAGCGTTCGCGGCATACTCGCGACCCAGACCACCACATCAGCCTCTGGAAGTGCCTCATCAAGGGTTAGAACCCTTCCTCCACCAAGTTCAGACTGGAGATCCTTGAGGGGCTGCTGCTGGCGAGCGACCAGCAGCAACTCAGCGACTCCCGTCCGATTGGACAGCCACCGGCAGACAGCACTGCCAATGTCTCCGGTGGCACCCACCACAGCAACTTTGGCCTTTGCCAGATCGATGCCCAGGAGAGGAGCGTTGTTCTCTACCTGGCGACTGATCACCCAGGCCGTATGGGTGTTGCCCGTCGTGAATCGCTCCCAATCCAAGGTTGTACTGCGCACATGCTGATGCTGCAGAAGGTTGAAGTTCTCAAAAATGATCGACGTGAATCCGCCGAGAGCTGTGATGTTGATGCCCTTTTTCTGAGCAAGCTCCATAGCGTTGAGCACCTTGCGCCTCGCCGTCTTGAAGCGGCTCAGCATCTCTGGCACAAAACAGGAATCGATATAGGCACCGGTGATGGTCTTGCCAGTGGCACTGGTGACCTCAACGTGCTCCACCAGCTGGGGTGGAGCACTGCACCAAACGTCGAGATCACCCCCGGCAATGTGATCGAACCCGAGATCTGAAGCCTTGCGCCTCGCCGCCTCAAAACTAGTGGAGTGCCCGATCAGACCAAACATGTACTGCCGACGGTCGTACGTGTACGCATTGAACTAAACCTCACCCTGGTGGGGAGCTTATCTCTCATGATCTCACGAAGGCACGTTCAATGAAAACGTGCCTGTACTTGAAGCGGACCTGAATCTTTCGACTGGGGCATGGAAGGCGCAATCCAGCCAAGGTTCAAAGAGCTGCCGCTGCCATTCGAGCAATTTCACGCATATTGAAACCGATCTCGCTGAGGGCTTCCTGATAACCGATCAGAAAATCCTCGATCAGATCTTCCTTCTCCATATGCAGCGTTGCGGCATCGGACGCAACCTGGTCGAGCATGGATCGAATCAGCGGAAGATTCTCCTTGTTGGCAGCAAAAAGCTCCTCCTTACTGGCCTCAAAATTGTTCTTCAACCACAGTTCGCCATAGTTGAGATGAAGATATTCATCCTTGACGACACCCTCAGTGATCTTGCGAGCAAAGGGGTCAGCAACAGGGATGTAGATGTGATATGCGGAAATAGCAAAAGCTTCAATCAGCAGTGCCTGAATCAGCAGGCAGGTAACGACTTTGTCTTCCTTGAGCGCTTTCTGAAAATTCTGATGCAGAGGCCCAAAGAACTCCTTGGCGAACGGCATGTCTGCAGTCACACCCAAGTTGCGACCACATGAAGTGAAGCCCTTCATGTGCTTCATCTCCATCTTCGCCAGTTTGGCGAGTTCGTCTTTGTTTTCCGGGATCAAGGTTCCCAGGGCCATGTAATTGTCATAGGCCTCCTGCTCGCCCTCGATCACGATGGCATTGATCCGGCTGTAGGCATCCTTGTAGGCCTCAGCGGAGAAGTCAGGTAGTTGTTGAGCCGATGCATCCCGCTCGTCAAGGACGGCGACCTCGGGGCTGACGGGGGTCGGCATGAATCTTTCCGTAACGTTCAACGCAGATGACTGTAACCAGTGTTGCCGAAATTGGATGTTCGATTGATGGTGTTCAGATACGTCGCTGGTCTCCACGAGGTGGCCAGCTGGATGCCATCAGGCTTGTGAAGAGTCGATGCCAATGGGCCACAAGCGCATTCTCCAACTGACTTCCAAGCCTCGCATCCGCACCTCGACTGTCCCCGACAACACCGGAACGACTGAGGTCAGCGGTGAACCAGGCGAGGGGGGCGGGACCTTCAAGGCTCCAGCCTTCGGGAGGAGTGGCTGCCGCCTTCTCGCTGACGTGGTCACCATCGAGAGGTCTCTGTTCGCCGACCAGAGAAGGCTCAAGCGCCAGCATCAGGCTCGTCTCAGCCAGCCCCGCATGCAATCCATTTGCAAGCTCAGCAGCCGGCACGAGGGACTTGAGTCCTGAAACTCCGCTCCACAGGAAACAGGGAAGAACGGCCATTGAAGGTGTTTCCGCAGCCAGTTCTCGGGCTGCTGTTTGCAGAAGACCAATCTGACCACCGTGGGCGTTGAACAACACCAAGCGCTTCACATCCTGGTCCGCAAGCTGCTTTCCAACTTCCTTGACAAGGCGAATCAGCAGTTCGGCACTGAGGCTGAGTGTTCCCGGAAAGCCGCGATGTTCAGGTGAAAGACCGATTATCTGGGTCGGCAGAGCCCAGATCGGCAGCTCCTCGGGAAGACCTTCCAGCACATGATCAAGGATGCGTTCCGCGAACAGCGCATCCGTGAGCAGGGGAAGCTGCGGACCGTGCTGCTCGAAAGCGCCGAATGGCCAAACCAGAGTTGAACCGCTGCGTTCAAACGCCAGCGCAGCCTCCGGCCAGTGCATGCACTCAAGCCGCCTGGACTTTTGTCCACCATCGCCGCCCATCCTGAATCCACCTCCTGCTGTCAGACTGACCTGCCAAGGACGATGGGTCCCATGGCCGGAACAGAACGTCAGAATTCACGACTGGATGGTGGCAGAGGAGCTGCAGCTTCGGCGCAGCCACCACGAAAACCGCTTCAGGTGATGCACATCAGCAAGCGGGAAGAGCAGGACCGTCTACGCAAGGAAGCGGAACAAGCCCGCGCAGCTGCAGATGCAGCGGCAGAGCGTGCCGCACAGCTCGAGCAGGCCGCACTCGCCGCAGAAGGTGGTCAATCTGTTGCGCCCAGCCCTCCTGCACCTCCAAGAGGGCCACAGGTGTCTTCCACTGCATCGCGGGATCCCGACGATGACGATCTGGCCGGAATGACCATGGCCGACCTGCTCGGCGCCTCAGATACAGGACGCCGGCTGAACAAGGCACCCGCCGAAGCGGCAATTGCAGCGAGCCGCAGCGTTGATGATTTTGATTTCGATGAGGATGCCTTCCTCGCAGCGCTTGATGCCAATGAGCCTGTAGGCACAACCGGTGAGGTGGTCACCGGCACCGTGATCGGTATGGAAAGCGATGGTGTCTATGTCGACATCGGCGGCAAGGCTCCAGGCTTCATGCCCAAAAGCGAATGCGGGCTGGGAGTGATCACCAACCTGAAGGAACGTTTCCCCAAGGGACTCGAGGTTGAGGTGCTGGTCACCCGTGAACAGAACGCCGATGGGATGGTCACCATCAGCTGTCGTGCCCTGGCACTTCGCAAGAGCTGGGACAAGGTCAAGCAGCTCGCCAAGGACGGCAAGGTGGTTCAGGTCAAGATCACCGGTTTCAATCGTGGGGGTGTCACCTGCGACCTCGAAGGGCTGAGGGGTTTCATCCCCAGATCCCAGCTTCAGGAGGGCGAAAATCACGAAGCACTGGTCGGAAAGACACTTGGCGTCGCTTTCCTGGAAGTCAACTCCGAGACCCGCAAACTGGTGCTTTCCGAGAAGCGCGCCGCAACGGCCGCCCGTTTCTCAGAGCTTGAAGTGGGGCAATTGGTGGAAGGCCAGGTGGCCTCCATCAAGCCCTATGGACTGTTCATCGATCTGGGAGGCGTCAGTGGACTCCTCCATCAGTCAGTGATCACCGGTGGCAGTCTGCGATCGCTGCGCGAAGTCTTCGGACAGGGCGACACCGTGCGGGCGCTGATCACCGAACTTGATCCCGGCCGAGGCCGGATCGGACTCAACACTGCGCTGCTGGAAGGACAGCCAGGAGAGCTTCTCGTGGATAAGGACACCGTCATGGCTGAGGCTGCCGATCGAGCCAACAGAGCCCGTAACGTCCTCAGGCAGCAGGAACAGTCAGCTGGATGATCACAGCTTCCATGTCTGCCGGTGACGCCGGCCCCCAGTCCCGGACCCATCGTCAGGCCGACTGGGAGCTGGATTTCTATTCAAGGCCCATCCTGGAGAAGGATGGGAAGAAGCGCTGGGAGCTGCTGATCATCAGCACCCCCGACATCAACGGCAGCGAGTGCTTCCGTTTTGCAAAGCTCTGTCCGGCTAGCGAGGTGAATTCCACCTGGTTGGCCGCGGCCCTGCGAGAAGCATTGGCTGAGGCTGAAGATCAGGGTTGGAAGCCACCGCAGAGGCTGCGCGCCTGGCGAAGTGCCATGAGAACGATGGTGCAGCGTGCTGCCGCAGAGCTGCTTCTGGAAGTGGTGTCGAGCAGACGCACCTATGCGCTGCTCGACTGGCTTGATGAACGCGAGCGGACGCTGTACCCGCAGGAGGAGGGCTTCATGGCAGGCCCCCTGGCCCTGCCGCCTTCACCGGTCGAGACCCCGCCTTTGCCCTTGCCCGAAGCCGTCCGGGGCGACGCCTGGACCTGGGCAGGTCTTCCGGTCGGCAGCCTCAAGGATGCAAGTGAGTGGCCTCTTGGCTTCAACGGCCTGCTGCCGGTTCCACCCTCTCTCGAGACGGATCTTGAAGTGCCTGGCCTGCGTCTGTTCAGTCGCACCAGAGCCCTGGCCCTCGCTGGTTGGCTGGGTGGGCTGGAACCAGTGCGGCTGCGAGTGAGCTCCCTCCAGCTGATTCTTGATGCTGGTCAGGACGACTCCTGGCTGGTCAGTGATCTGAGCCAACAGGAAGCCGAACAGATCTCAGCAGCTCTGGACGCTTCGCGCCTGAACCTGCATGGGCTTCAGTTCATCTCTGTGCAGAGCTCTCCGGATCGTGAGCATTTCGAAGGCTTCTGGATGCTGAGGGATCAACCGCAACCATGAGCTCCACTCAGGGAGCAGACCCAGTTGTTGCCTCTGAGAGTGAGGATCCTCTCTCTCAGCCCGACAGCCGCTTCAACACCCTGCCGGGGTGGACCTGGGTGGGTTGTTATGGCGGTTATTACCTCACAGCGGACCACCTGACTCACGCGGGCTTTGAGCATGGATTCTTCACCCGTCGCTGGCACGGTCGTGGGCCAGACGAGCTGGCTGCCTATCTCTCATGCGGTGTCTCCGTTCATCGCCCGCAACAGGTGCATGGGAACGTCGTGCTTGAGGCCTCCGCTGCCGCGGCAGCACCATGGCCCGATGCCGACGGCCTGGTGAGCGATCGCGGAGGACAGAGCCTCTGGGTCTGTGGAGCCGACTGCACCCCTGTTCTGATGGCGGATCCCGACAGTGGGCATGTTGCCGCATGCCATGCCGGCTGGCGTGGCGTGGCCAGCCGCATCCTGCCCGCGGCCATCGCCAGGCTCGAACAACGAGGCGCCCGAAGGGAACGGCTGATCGTCGCCCTTGGACCAGCGGTCAGTGGTGAGCGCTATCAAGTGGAGCAATCAGTGGCCCTTCAGGTGGGTGAGGCGTTGGCAGCCGAACCGAGATCACTGGAGGAGCTGCAGAGGCAAGCCGTGCTTGATCCCGATCCAGAGCAGGGGCGCTGCCGTCTCGATATTCGACAAGCTGCCGTGCAGCAACTGGAAGCGGAAGCGATTGACAGCACCAGGATCAGGACATGTCCGCTCTGCACAGTCGCTGAGCCCAGCCTGTTTCACTCCTGGCGACGCGATCAGGTAAAGGCGGTTCAGTGGAGTGGAATCGTGGGGCAGGCTGCGATTTGAATATCACAGTTTTCAATTCGATGTCTGTGGAAGCAGACGCAAGGCAACCGCCTCAGCAGCACGGATGCCGTCGATCGCAGCCGAAAGAATTCCGCCCGCGTAACCGGCACCCTCGCCAGCTGGCGTCAGACCGATCACATTGATTGATTCCAGCCGATCATCCCGAGGGATGCGCAACGGCGAAGAGGTGCGGGTCTCGACCCCGGTCAGCACGGCATCGGGATGGTCATACCCGCAGATCTTCTGACTGAATGCCGGCAGAGCTTCCCTCAGAGCCTCCACCATCGGTTCCGGCAGAAGCTCTGCAAGGTCAGAGGGTTGGACACCTGGTTGATAAGAGGGACTGATTGATCCGAGACATGTGGATGGCCTTCCTGCCACGAAATCCTCCTGTCGCTGCACCGGAGCGCTGTAGTCCTGACCGCCGAGCTGAAAAGCGAGGGATTCGAGTTCACGCTGGAACACCAGACCCGCGAGTGGATCCCCTGGCCAGCGCTCATGGGCCTCCAGGTCTGCATCCGACACAGGGATCACCAACCCGCTGTTGGCGTTGCGTTCGTTGCGTGAGTGCTGGCTCATGCCATTGGTGACAACACGGCCTGGTTCTGAGGTCGCACCCACCACAAACCCACCCGGGCACATACAGAAGCTGTAAACGCAGCGACCATTGGCAGCGTGATGCACCAGCTTGTATTCAGCGGCACCAAGCAACGGATGGCCAGCGGCATCTCCCCAGCGTGCGTTGTCGATCAGCGACTGCGGATGCTCGATGCGAAGACCAATCGCGAAGGGCTTCCGCTCCAAGGCAACACCTGTCCGATCCAACATCGCAAAGGTGTCCCTTGCCGAATGTCCAGGCGCCAGAACCACCTGACTGCAGTCAAGACGACTGCCATCGGCCAGTTGCAGACCAGTGATGCGCATCGGCTTGGCCTGTTTGGAGCTGGCAGGCTCCAGCAGGAGTTGTTCCACGCGGGAACCAAAGCGCACCTCACCGCCAAGAGCCTCAATCTGAGCACGCAACCCCCTGACCACTGTCGCCAGCTTGAACGTGCCGATATGGGGACGATGACGAGTGAGGATGTCGCGGTTGGCACCGCATTTCACCAGCTCTTCCAGCACTTTGCGCCCGTAATGAACGGGATCACTCACCTGGCTGTAAAGCTTGCCATCGGAAAAGGTTCCAGCCCCCCCTTCGCCGAACTGCACGTTGGATTCGGGCTTGAACGTCGATTGACGACGCCAGAATCCAAACGTGTCGCGGCTTCGTTGCTTCACCGCCTGCCCGCGCTCAAGCAACAGTGGGCGTAATCCCATCTGTGCAAGCAGCAATGCTGCAAAGTAACCACAGGGTCCTGCCCCAATCACCACTGGGCGCTGCCAGGACGCATCGACCAGATCGGATGGAGCACGCGCAACGAATCGGTAGGACTCATCTGGACTGCGACGAATGCGCCGGTCGGTCGAGCGTCGACGCAGCAACGCTTTCTCCCCCCGTACCTGAACATCCACGCTGTAGATGATCCGGATTCGATCCCGACGACGGGCATCGATGCTTTGCTTCACCAGTTGGCAGGAGATCAGTTGCTCCCGAGGGACTCGCAGGCAACGCAGAACAGCCTGCTCAAGGTCATCCTCGGAATGGTCCAACCCCAGTCGAAGCTCGCTCAGGCGCAGCACGAGCTCTCTCCTTTCCTGACCCCTGTTCAAACACTACCGAGCGGAGATCGGAAGGATTGCTCGCACCCCTAAGGGGACTGCTCTGTTGTGTCGTCCCTGGACTCAGCTTCGGGACTCCCCCCGGGAATCGCCAGTGAAAGCAGTCCGGCGATCAGCAGCAGACTGCCGATGCCGATGGCAAGAGAGCGGTTTTCAGACGCGACGTCACCCCAGATGGCCGTACTCAGAAAAGCTGAGCCGAGAAGCACACAGGGCACCATCACAATTCCTGAGGCAATGCGGTTGCGTGCCATCTCAGGC
Above is a window of Synechococcus sp. BIOS-E4-1 DNA encoding:
- a CDS encoding creatininase family protein; the encoded protein is MHWPEAALAFERSGSTLVWPFGAFEQHGPQLPLLTDALFAERILDHVLEGLPEELPIWALPTQIIGLSPEHRGFPGTLSLSAELLIRLVKEVGKQLADQDVKRLVLFNAHGGQIGLLQTAARELAAETPSMAVLPCFLWSGVSGLKSLVPAAELANGLHAGLAETSLMLALEPSLVGEQRPLDGDHVSEKAAATPPEGWSLEGPAPLAWFTADLSRSGVVGDSRGADARLGSQLENALVAHWHRLFTSLMASSWPPRGDQRRI
- a CDS encoding NAD(P)/FAD-dependent oxidoreductase; this encodes MLRLSELRLGLDHSEDDLEQAVLRCLRVPREQLISCQLVKQSIDARRRDRIRIIYSVDVQVRGEKALLRRRSTDRRIRRSPDESYRFVARAPSDLVDASWQRPVVIGAGPCGYFAALLLAQMGLRPLLLERGQAVKQRSRDTFGFWRRQSTFKPESNVQFGEGGAGTFSDGKLYSQVSDPVHYGRKVLEELVKCGANRDILTRHRPHIGTFKLATVVRGLRAQIEALGGEVRFGSRVEQLLLEPASSKQAKPMRITGLQLADGSRLDCSQVVLAPGHSARDTFAMLDRTGVALERKPFAIGLRIEHPQSLIDNARWGDAAGHPLLGAAEYKLVHHAANGRCVYSFCMCPGGFVVGATSEPGRVVTNGMSQHSRNERNANSGLVIPVSDADLEAHERWPGDPLAGLVFQRELESLAFQLGGQDYSAPVQRQEDFVAGRPSTCLGSISPSYQPGVQPSDLAELLPEPMVEALREALPAFSQKICGYDHPDAVLTGVETRTSSPLRIPRDDRLESINVIGLTPAGEGAGYAGGILSAAIDGIRAAEAVALRLLPQTSN
- a CDS encoding long-chain acyl-[acyl-carrier-protein] reductase translates to MFGLIGHSTSFEAARRKASDLGFDHIAGGDLDVWCSAPPQLVEHVEVTSATGKTITGAYIDSCFVPEMLSRFKTARRKVLNAMELAQKKGINITALGGFTSIIFENFNLLQHQHVRSTTLDWERFTTGNTHTAWVISRQVENNAPLLGIDLAKAKVAVVGATGDIGSAVCRWLSNRTGVAELLLVARQQQPLKDLQSELGGGRVLTLDEALPEADVVVWVASMPRTLEIDSASLRKPCLMIDGGYPKNLDAKVACEGVHVLKGGIVEFGSDIGWTMMEIAEMDKPQRQMFACFAEAMLLEFEECHTNFSWGRNNITLEKMDFIGAASVRHGFSTLNLQGQPQAVVV
- a CDS encoding S1 RNA-binding domain-containing protein, which translates into the protein MAGTERQNSRLDGGRGAAASAQPPRKPLQVMHISKREEQDRLRKEAEQARAAADAAAERAAQLEQAALAAEGGQSVAPSPPAPPRGPQVSSTASRDPDDDDLAGMTMADLLGASDTGRRLNKAPAEAAIAASRSVDDFDFDEDAFLAALDANEPVGTTGEVVTGTVIGMESDGVYVDIGGKAPGFMPKSECGLGVITNLKERFPKGLEVEVLVTREQNADGMVTISCRALALRKSWDKVKQLAKDGKVVQVKITGFNRGGVTCDLEGLRGFIPRSQLQEGENHEALVGKTLGVAFLEVNSETRKLVLSEKRAATAARFSELEVGQLVEGQVASIKPYGLFIDLGGVSGLLHQSVITGGSLRSLREVFGQGDTVRALITELDPGRGRIGLNTALLEGQPGELLVDKDTVMAEAADRANRARNVLRQQEQSAG
- a CDS encoding Tab2/Atab2 family RNA-binding protein, whose amino-acid sequence is MSAGDAGPQSRTHRQADWELDFYSRPILEKDGKKRWELLIISTPDINGSECFRFAKLCPASEVNSTWLAAALREALAEAEDQGWKPPQRLRAWRSAMRTMVQRAAAELLLEVVSSRRTYALLDWLDERERTLYPQEEGFMAGPLALPPSPVETPPLPLPEAVRGDAWTWAGLPVGSLKDASEWPLGFNGLLPVPPSLETDLEVPGLRLFSRTRALALAGWLGGLEPVRLRVSSLQLILDAGQDDSWLVSDLSQQEAEQISAALDASRLNLHGLQFISVQSSPDREHFEGFWMLRDQPQP
- a CDS encoding aldehyde oxygenase (deformylating), producing MPTPVSPEVAVLDERDASAQQLPDFSAEAYKDAYSRINAIVIEGEQEAYDNYMALGTLIPENKDELAKLAKMEMKHMKGFTSCGRNLGVTADMPFAKEFFGPLHQNFQKALKEDKVVTCLLIQALLIEAFAISAYHIYIPVADPFARKITEGVVKDEYLHLNYGELWLKNNFEASKEELFAANKENLPLIRSMLDQVASDAATLHMEKEDLIEDFLIGYQEALSEIGFNMREIARMAAAAL
- a CDS encoding GIVxVP protein; the encoded protein is MARNRIASGIVMVPCVLLGSAFLSTAIWGDVASENRSLAIGIGSLLLIAGLLSLAIPGGSPEAESRDDTTEQSP
- the pgeF gene encoding peptidoglycan editing factor PgeF, giving the protein MSSTQGADPVVASESEDPLSQPDSRFNTLPGWTWVGCYGGYYLTADHLTHAGFEHGFFTRRWHGRGPDELAAYLSCGVSVHRPQQVHGNVVLEASAAAAAPWPDADGLVSDRGGQSLWVCGADCTPVLMADPDSGHVAACHAGWRGVASRILPAAIARLEQRGARRERLIVALGPAVSGERYQVEQSVALQVGEALAAEPRSLEELQRQAVLDPDPEQGRCRLDIRQAAVQQLEAEAIDSTRIRTCPLCTVAEPSLFHSWRRDQVKAVQWSGIVGQAAI